A region from the Arachis ipaensis cultivar K30076 chromosome B01, Araip1.1, whole genome shotgun sequence genome encodes:
- the LOC107644773 gene encoding protein SMAX1-LIKE 6 has product MAAIKRSQANQRRNPENFHFMILQQQQNQNNNQIIPQTTSTLKVEMKQFMLSILDDPIVSRVFGEAGFSSYDIKLALLQPPIVQQPNSNSFLYSRLNRPVFLYNIDPGRPIGPGLGLPLMGSDQNCRRILDVLVKKERRNPLLMGGNAKGALKGFMDFVEKGKMGILPNELSGLSAVCVDKEICEYVMGNKSEETMLFRLKEVGSMVARCLGAGVVVSFGEVEVLVKDEVVNSVGFVVEQLSSLLGNHGGKVWLVGVAGNCEAYSKFLGLFPNVDRDWDLHVLTLTSSSSSSATSSSSFMGSFVPLGGFFSTPSEFRSSSSTLINRNNNNSPSSSSSSSSSSPSSSLLLSRCDTCNEKYEQEMVELLNKVGHGDSGGYPTSLPWLQRDQNKEAMDLAKINEDNTNLNGKIFGLQRKWNEICQHVHHKHETSPTKRFPFGSSGFNQSTIKVPLSLNEIQYSNQIPQILNKQKLPFSSSSPIGSVGVNNEIIEQVPQVSWLSPSTKATVNNVTTDLGLGTMYNTSNAQEPNTPKVHDHKGNLRHLSDSVSADLEAMNEGSTHQIAISKRCSAPTFEGKFNSIDFKSLHKVLIEKVGWQEEAIYAINRAISLCSPGKRHSSYIRADTWLAFFGPDRVGKRKIALAIAECLFGNRDSLISVDLSSLEGLYPSNSVFEFQSPYCHDSLKRKTVVDYIAGELGKKPNLVIFLENVDKADLLVQSSLLKAMRTGRFPYSLGREISINNSVFIVSSAVYNHGSVAYEEGAKMFPEERILQAERCQMKLLVGNAFENVEKIGTKSVKVELRKKETSKPSTFLNKRKLVQSKVTSKSQKLFKEASWSCFDLNMPLEESEECTSSNDCEGESEVENHESWLHEFCDQIDVKVVFKPFDFESLVEQVIKIIDMNFQRVFGCELVLEIDYDAMSQILAATWLSEKKNAMENWIERVLGRGFVEAKKKYQIEDKLVIKLVKCESNFVEEQDLGLFLPARILLS; this is encoded by the exons ATGGCCGCCATCAAAAGGTCTCAGGCGAACCAGCGCCGAAACCCCGAAAACTTCCACTTCATGATCCTCCAACAacaacaaaaccaaaacaacaACCAAATCATTCCTCAAACCACGTCCACTTTGAag GTGGAAATGAAACAATTCATGCTTTCGATCCTGGACGACCCAATCGTTAGCAGAGTCTTTGGTGAAGCTGGTTTTTCAAGCTACGATATCAAGCTCGCGTTATTGCAGCCTCCAATCGTCCAACAGCCAAACAGCAACAGTTTCTTGTACTCCCGGTTGAACCGACCGGTTTTTCTGTACAACATCGATCCCGGTAGACCTATTGGGCCGGGGTTGGGCCTTCCCTTGATGGGCTCAGACCAGAACTGCAGGAGGATCTTGGATGTTCTTGTGAAGAAGGAGAGAAGGAACCCGCTTTTGATGGGTGGGAACGCAAAGGGTGCTCTAAAGGGGTTCATGGATTTTGTTGAGAAGGGTAAAATGGGGATTTTGCCTAACGAGCTTAGTGGGTTGAGTGCGGTGTGTGTTGATAAAGAGATATGTGAGTACGTCATGGGGAATAAGAGTGAGGAAACGATGTTGTTTAGGTTGAAGGAAGTGGGGAGTATGGTGGCCAGGTGTTTAGGTGCTGGTGTGGTTGTTAGCTTTGGAGAAGTTGAGGTTCTTGTGAAGGACGAAGTGGTAAATTCCGTTGGGTTTGTTGTGGAACAGTTGAGCAGTTTGTTGGGGAATCATGGAGGGAAGGTTTGGTTGGTTGGTGTGGCGGGAAATTGTGAAGCGTATTCCAAGTTTCTGGGTTTGTTCCCAAATGTTGATAGGGATTGGGATCTTCATGTACTCACActtacttcttcctcttcttcttctgccACCTCTTCTTCCAG CTTCATGGGGTCCTTTGTTCCACTTGGTGGTTTCTTCTCAACACCTTCCGAATTCAGAAGCAGTAGTAGCACCCTAATAAACCGTAACAACAATAATTCcccatcttcatcttcatcatcgtcatcatcatcaccatcgtCATCTTTATTACTAAGCCGTTGTGACACATGCAATGAAAAGTATGAACAAGAAATGGTTGAGTTACTCAACAAGGTAGGTCATGGTGATAGTGGTGGTTACCCAACAAGCTTGCCCTGGTTACAAAGGGATCAAAATAAAGAAGCAATGGATTTGGCAAAG ATCAATGAAGACAACACAAACTTGAATGGCAAGATCTTTGGATTGCAAAGGAAATGGAATGAAATTTGTCAACATGTTCATCACAAACATGAAACCTCTCCAACAAAAAGGTTCCCATTTGGTTCATCAGGTTTTAACCAAAGTACTATAAAAGTTCCATTATCCCTCAATGAGATCCAATATTCCAATCAAATTCCACAAATTTTAAATAAACAGAAGTTACCATTTTCTTCATCATCCCCGATTGGTTCTGTTGGTGTCAACAATGAAATAATTGAACAAGTTCCTCAGGTTTCTTGGCTTTCACCTTCTACCAAGGCTACAGTGAATAATGTTACCACAGATTTGGGGTTAGGAACTATGTATAATACATCAAATGCTCAAGAACCAAATACTCCAAAGGTACATGATCATAAGGGGAATCTTCGGCACTTGTCAGATTCTGTTTCAGCCGATCTTGAAGCCATGAATGAGGGTAGTACACATCAAATTGCTATATCTAAACGCTGCTCTGCTCCAACTTTCGAAGGGAAATTCAATTCGATCGATTTCAAGTCACTCCACAAGGTTCTCATTGAAAAGGTTGGATGGCAAGAAGAGGCCATATATGCTATCAATCGAGCTATTTCGCTTTGTAGCCCCGGTAAGCGTCACAGCTCATATATTAGAGCAGATACATGGCTTGCGTTTTTCGGGCCAGATCGAGTTGGAAAAAGGAAAATTGCTTTGGCAATTGCAGAGTGCTTGTTTGGTAACAGAGACAGCCTAATCTCTGTGGATTTGAGCTCGTTGGAAGGCTTGTATCCGTCCAACTCAGTTTTCGAATTCCAGAGTCCTTATTGCCATGATTCGCTTAAGAGGAAGACAGTTGTGGATTACATTGCTGGGGAGTTGGGTAAAAAGCCGAATTTGGTTATCTTTCTTGAGAATGTAGACAAAGCAGATTTGCTGGTGCAGAGTAGTTTGCTCAAAGCAATGAGAACAGGTAGGTTTCCATACTCACTTGGAAGGGAAATAAGCATCAACAATTCAGTGTTTATTGTATCCTCCGCCGTCTATAACCACGGCTCTGTCGCGTACGAGGAAGGGGCAAAAATGTTTCCAGAGGAAAGAATTCTCCAGGCCGAAAGATGTCAAATGAAATTGTTAGTTGGAAATGCTTTCGAGAATGTCGAAAAAATCGGCACGAAAAGTGTCAAGGTTGAACTGAGAAAAAAAGAGACATCAAAACCTTCAACATTTCTGAATAAAAGAAAATTAGTTCAAAGCAAAGTAACATCCAAGTCACAGAAATTATTCAAGGAAGCATCATGGTCTTGTTTTGATCTGAATATGCCTTTAGAGGAATCTGAAGAATGCACCAGTTCCAATGACTGTGAAGGCGAATCTGAAGTTGAAAACCATGAATCATGGTTACATGAATTCTGTGATCAGATcgatgtaaaagtggtctttaaGCCCTTTGATTTTGAGTCGCTTGTGGAGCAAGTAATCAAAATCATTGACATGAATTTCCAAAGGGTATTTGGATGTGAGCTTGTTCTTGAAATTGATTATGATGCCATGTCACAGATTCTTGCAGCTACTTGGTTAtcagaaaagaaaaatgcaatGGAAAATTGGATTGAGCGTGTTCTTGGAAGAGGATTTGTTGAAGCAAAAAAGAAGTACCAAATTGAAGATAAGCTTGTGATCAAATTGGTTAAGTGTGAAAGCAATTTTGTTGAAGAACAAGATCTTGGATTGTTTCTTCCCGCTAGAATATTATTAAGTTAA
- the LOC107644784 gene encoding uncharacterized protein LOC107644784, with product MGCSGNSFGSSVIKMELWSIWKGLAWAWEAGLKLVVCETDCASAFELVTSWQVSLWHLEKEVIQQIFDLKLRRDWDIRFELIPREANVVADRLAKMGSGGSGADEVHLWHQPPEVVCPLLLLRT from the coding sequence ATGGGATGCTCAGGAAATTCCTTTGGATCTAGTGTCATCAAGATGGAGTTGTGGAGTATATGGAAAGGTTTGGCTTGGGCTTGGGAGGCGGGTCTTAAGCTTGTTGTCTGTGAGACAGATTGCGCATCAGCTTTTGAGCTAGTGACTAGTTGGCAAGTTTCACTCTGGCATCTTGAAAAAGAAGTGATACAACAGATATTTGACTTGAAGTTAAGAAGGGATTGGGATATTCGTTTTGAACTTATCCCAAGAGAAGCTAATGTCGTGGCAGATCGGTTGGCAAAGATGGGATCTGGAGGTAGCGGAGCTGATGAGGTTCACCTTTGGCACCAGCCACCAGAggtggtttgtcctctcttgctgTTAAGAacctga